The window GCTATTTTGTTGAGAATTGAGATTTTATTATAAACGGTGGAGGAAGCAAAATTTAATGAGTTTGCTAGTGTATCAATGGAGTTGTTCGTTTGAATAACTTGTTCAAAAACTAAAAAGAGAGAGCTTTTTTTTATATAATATTCTTTTACACTATCAATAATAAAAGAGTTATCAATCATTCCTTCTTTTTTTATGTAGTAGTTTCCAGTAGTAGAGGCTAAAAGCTCTATCGAAGTAAAAATGGACGATAAATCATAGCTTAGTTCGTCAATATATCTGAGAGCAGAATTTTTTGAGATATTCATACTAGTCATAATATCTTTTAGGAAAACTCTTTTTTCTGCGGTAATAAGCGAATGTAAGAGATCAACTTTAAAAAGCTCTTTCTTGCTAACAAAGTATTGAAGCATCCGCTTTCATCTCCTTATAAATTTGATTAACAACTAATTAATTTCAACCTAGTTATCTAAAAAAAAGATGTGGATCAAAATTATTTGAAAATGAGTGTAAAAATAACAACTAAACTATAACATGACACTTATTAAATTGCAATTGTTTTATATAGCACAATTGGATTCTATAAACATGAAATAAATTGTTTCAATAACAAGTAATCAGTATGTGGTGTTTTATATTATAGTGTAATGGTATATGTTTATAGTTGCTTAAATAAATACCAACATATAACAATGAGGCGTAATGGAGGAGGAAGTATATGTACTCAAAAAAAATACCAACTATATTCAGTGTTTTTCTTGTTGTAATGGGGATTTTTAGTAATTTGGCTTTAAATGTAGAGGCTACTGCAGCTAAAGATTATAGCAATCAATTTATCACAAATGCTGAATTACAAGATGAAAATGGCGACCCGCAAGATCATTTTGGTCTACATGCTACAATGATAGCGCATTACGAATTTGTTATTCCTGACAATGTATCTATTCATTCGGGGGACTCAATGACGGTAACATTGCCACCAGAATTAACAATTTCGGGTAGTTTAGGTTTTGCAGTAAAAGATCCGGCTGGAAATGTTATTGGATATGCTACTGTGGATAAAAACACTGGGACTGTTGCAATTGTGTTTACCGATTACTATGAAAATCATCCAAATGAAAAGAAGGGGTCATTTGATATATTTACTCAATGGGATAAGAGTAAGGTAACTATTGATGATGAGGTAGATATTGATTTAGGTACAGGTGGGAGTTCAATTATTATTGATGATGACAATTTAATTGGGCCTGATGAAAAGTTAACCAAGTGGGGCTGGGCGGATGATAATGATCCGACTTTAATACATTGGGTAGTTAGAGTGAATTATGAAGGAAAGGAGATTAAAAATGCAGTTTATACTGATTTTATAGGCAGCAATCAAATTCTTGTTTCAGGAACGATTGAAGCGACATTAGGTACCTATGATGGATCAAATAATTATATTTGGGATTCTAATTTAGATCCTTCAAATATCGTTGAAGGTGTAGATGGATTTTCATTTACAGTTGACTATGGCGATTTAACGAAATCATCCGTTATTTATTATGATACACGTGCTACAGATGGCGGGATATCTAGTCAATATGAAAATAAAGGGAAATTAATTGGGAGCAATATTAATGAAGTAACAGTTGACGTTTATACTCCTGAAACTGGTGGTAGTGGTGGAGGAAGTGGAACAAATCAGTCAGCTATTTTAATAAAGAAAGATAAACAATCATCTCAGGTGTTAGAAGGAGCTATTTTTAAATTAGTTGATGCATCAGGTAGTACGATTAAAGAGAATCTTACAACAAACATCAAGGGAGAAATAAAGGTAGATGGGTTAGCAAAAGGTTTCTATTCTTTTGTTGAAGTTCGCGCGCCAGAAGGCTATATATTAGACGCTACTCCTCAAACTTTTGAAATTGTAGCGAATCAACAAAAGGCAGTTCAGATTAAAATGACGAATGAGCTTTATCAAGGTTCAGTAATGCTAACGAAAATGGATAGTAAAACTGGAACTAAATTGCAAGGGGCCGTATTTAAATTAGAAGATAGCGCAGGAAATGTCGTTCAAAGTGATTTGATAACAGATGAATTCGGACAAATAGCAGTAGACGGACTAGAGTCAGGAAATTATCAATTTGTGGAAATGAAAGCTCCAACAGGTTATATCTTAGATCAAACACCACTAGTTTTTACTATTGAGGCAAGTCAAACATCAGCCGTTCAAGTTTCAATGGTTAATGAACTATGTAAAGGTGGGGCTGTTTTAACGAAGAAGGACAGTAAGACAGGAAAAGAATTACAAGGAGCTGTATTTAACTTACTGGACAGTAAAGGAATCGTCATTCAAAGTAACTTACTCACAGATGAATCTGGAAAAATAATAGTGGAAAGTCTAGAGCCAGGAGACTATCAGTTTGTGGAAACTAAAGCTCCAGAAGGCTATGTTCTAGATCAAACACCAGTAAACGTTACTATTGAAAAAAATCAAGAATCACTCATTCAAGTGTCAATGACAAATAAATTAGTTGATAGTGAAAAAGTACATCAAGATTCAGAGAATCAAAGAAATTTTCCAAAAACAGGTGAGGAAAATTCAATAGTAATAGTATCAGTGGGGGCTGTTTTAAGCTTATGTGTTCTACTGTTTTCTCTTTTTAGAATGAAGCATAGGGCAAGTGTAAAAATCTGAAAAATTAGTCGAGAGGATTTTTGGATTCTGTGTCAAAATAGCTAGAAATGAACTTTAAAAATTATTATGAAAAGAGTCACTAACTTGGAGCATGAATCCAGAGTTAGTGACTCTTTTATGATAGCTATTTTCGTTGCTTAAATAAGAGCTTATTTATTTTAAAATTCTGCTAAAGTTATATTCTTTTCCCTTACAACTCTTCCAAATCAACAACATTCTTGCCAAATCATTCTTTTCCTACCAACGATTCAAAAGTAGTTTTATAATTAGCTATAGCAAAAACCTCTTCTTTAGCAAAGTCTAGTTCCCATGAACTCAATGGAACCGCCATGACTTTAATTAGAGCTTCTCTTTTCTTAGCAATAGGTTTAGCTACCTCACCGATGCTAATTTTATCAATGTCTTTTTTGTTTATATCTACTACAAAACTTTTCATCTGTTTACCCTTATTGTTAAAGAAAATAGTGGAAATGAAAGGGAAATAAAGTTGGTTTTTCTTAGAATAAGGAATGATAAATTTTATTAAAAAAGTATCTAAATAAAAGATAGAACTGCTATAAAATAGCAGTTCTATCTTTTTTAGTTGATTCTGATTATAAAATGTTTAATTTTAAAAGAAAAAAAAGTGTGTATTTTAGATGGAAATAATGTATAATAATATATAACTTACAAAAAGTAAGTGAAAAATAAAAATTCGGGGGAATGAATAATGACGAGAATACAGGATGAACTAAGATTAAGATCGGGAAAGACATTAAAAAACAGACTGGTTATGTCGCCGATGACAACAACGCTGAGTTTTCATAATGGTAAAGTTACCAGTGACGAGGTCAATTATTATGCGAAGCGATCAGGGGATGTGGGCATGATAATTACGGGAACTTCTAATGTAAATGCGCTAGGAAAGGGCTACAATGGTGAATTAAGTGTCGAGAGCGATGAAATGATTCCAAGTCTGACTAAAATTTCAAATGGCATTAAAAAAAATGGAACTAAAGCGATTCTACAAATATTTCATGTTGGACGGACGGTTGCTGCCGAAGTTTTAAATGGGGAGCAACCTGTGTCGGCAAGTCCGATTGCTGCAGTTTATGCAGGAGCTCAAACTCCAAGAGCGTTATCAGAAGCTGAAATAGAACAAATTATCAGAGATTTCGGTTTAGCTACTGAAAGAGCGATTAAAGCGGGCTTTGATGGAGTTGAAATTCATGGTGCTAACAACTATTTGATTCAGCAATTCTTTTCTCCCCACTCTAATCGAAGAGACGATAAATGGGGTGGAACTAGAGAAAAGAGATATTTATTTGCTGAATCTGTTATTGCATCTGTGACGAAGGCGGTAGCGAATGCTACTGATAAACCCTTTATTGTAGGATATCGTTTTTCACCAGAAGAACCAACTGAACCAGGGATTACTTTGGAGGATACGTTATATTTAGTAAATCGACTTGCGGATGAAAAACTTGATTATTTACATGTATCGTTATCAGATTATAGTAAATTGCCTCATTCGGAAAGCCATCAAGAGAAAAGTCTATTACAGTATTTATACGAAACGATTGATTCTCGGATGCCGTTAATATCTGTTGGTAATGTTAAAACGAAGACAGATGCAGAAGAAGCGCTGAAGTACTCGGATTTAGTCGCGGTGGGCAAACAAATGATTATTGATCCAAGGTGGGCTGGAAAAGTTTTAAATGACAAAGAAGAGCTGATTCGCCATTATATTGTGGAGGAAGAACGTGATGATTTGGTGATCCCCGACGCACTTTGGGACTTTATGCAACCTATGTTTAAAGGGTTGATAAAATAGAGGGAAGATAAAAGAAGGAACACTCTCTGCAAGGAGGGTGTTTTTTTAGGTTGAGGTTATATTTTTAAAATAAAAGATCTAAGTAATTTTGATTGCTCATAAGCAATAAGTCCATTCTATTTGAAGTTTCGTTATTTTTTTATTATAAGAATGTTATATATATCTATCAAAAAAATTGTATATGTAGTAATATAAAGATGCGCGTTTTTTATTAAAATTTATATTAATGATATAAAAATAACTATCTAGAGCTTTTTTTGATCTACCATAAATAATTGAGTTTATGAAAGTAGAAATAAAATTTATTTACAACAACAATTAAGTAAACATATTATATTTGAAAGTAAAGGGATGATATTTTGAATATACTTCAATTTTTATATGAACGTAAACAAGATGGTAAATTATTTGTATTTGAGTATACCAATAATAATGGATACACAAAAAATCATGAAGTAATAAAAGTGGATTCTATTTCAGACAATGGTAAAATAGTTCGCTTATTAGTTGGAAATAAAAATTTTAACTACTCCATAAAAAAAATGAGAAAATGCAGAATTTTAGAAAATTATTCAGAATTTGAAGTAAGTGAGTTATCATCTGTGAAGAAAGAAAATAAAAATAAAGAATCGGTTCCTTTCCAAGAATTGAAAAATAAAAATTATATATACTTGCAAAATCTTACTGATATGATGATTGAAAGAAATATTTCAAATCATGGTTTGGAGGAAAGTTTAGGACTGAATTATAGTTTAAATCACATAAGAAATGAAATACTTGCGGAAGGAAAATTAGTTTATCAGAAAAAAATTTTGAAAAAGTTTTTAGAGGGAAGTACTGCAGAAAGAAAGCTTAGTCTAGAGCCAGAGCTTATTCTTCCATTCTCTTCAAATTTATCACAAAAAGAGGCTATCAAAAATGGTTTAATGTATGATATTTCTGTCATTCAAGGTCCACCAGGTACAGGAAAAACACAAACGATTTTAAACATTATTTGTAATGCAATAATAGAAGGTAAAAAAGTATTAGTTGTTTCTAATAATAATAGTGCTATTGACAATGTATATGAAAAACTTAGTAATTTGGAGAATTTATTTGAATTTTCTGTCAGGTTAGGTAGCAACACACCTTATATTAAAACATTCATGGGTGAAATAAGCGGAAAAATTATGAAAGACAGTAAACAGACAGTACAAATAGATAAAAATATTGAAAAAATTGATTTAGCTAAACTTAGAATTCAGATAGATAAATATGAAGAAGAGTTGGCACACTTGATTACACAAGAAAATTTATTAAATGAATTGCGGACACAAAAAAGACATATAGAAAAGAAATTAACAACTTATGGAATCGAAAAGAATAATATTACTGTGAATCGTTTTTTCATATTTCCTAGTCAATTGAAGAATGAAATTAATTTTTTAAGAAAACAAAGGACTAAATCGGTTAATCTTTTAAGTAAAGCCTACTTTAGGTTAAGGTTTTCTGCTCCAAAAGTAGATATTGAGAATTATACCCTTTATCAATGGCGCCTAGAGAAGTTATATGCAATAAAAATGATTACTTACTTAGAGACTAAAACTGCTGAAATTCCTAAGATTCAAAGAGTGCTTAAAGATAAATACGAACAATATAAACTTAAATCAGTTAATCAAGTAAATAATTTTGTTAGTACTAGGTTTAAAAATAAACAGCAAAATATAGTGGAAATATTAAATTCTTTAAAAAATGAGGATGTTAAATTTTCTAAGATTAAGAAAGAAATTTTAGATACTTACCCAGTTATTCTAACAACATTAGATTCAGTTGCATCAAATGTAGGATATAGAAAATATGACGTAGTGATTGTTGATGAAGCCTCTCAAGCAAATCTTATTTCAATATTACCAACATTAAATACGGCTGAACAGATAATTGTTGTTGGTGATTCAAATCAACTTTCTCATATTGTTAGTAATGATATTCAAGAATATGATCGGAATTTGTCAGAAGTATATGGAATTGACAACAATTATAATTTTTCAAATATGAATTTTTTAGATTCAATAATGAATGTTTGCCGGCCACCAACAGTGCTTTTAAAAGAACATTACAGATGTGATTTCAATATTATTAATTATTGTAATAAAAAGTTTTATGATGGTATGTTAAGTATTTACTCAAAAAATACATCTGTAGATAGTTTAAAGATTATGCACTTAAATAAAGAAAAAAATTCTAGTAAAGGTATAAGAAAAAATGGTGAAAACAGTTACTTTAATAAAATTGAAGAAAAAGAGATTGTTACCTATTTAAAAAATAATGCTGAGAATGTCTCGGTAATAACACCTTATGGAAAACAGGAAGAAAATTTAATTGCTGCTTTACCAGAATTAGAACAGTATATTGGAACTATTTATAAGTTTCAAGGCAGGGAAAATAAGAAAGTATTACTTTCTACAGTTTTAACAAAGGAAAGTCAGCATCTTGAAAATAATGATCTTTTGGGAAATAAAACAATAAATGTTGCAGTTTCTCGTGCAGAGGAAGAGTTAATCTTGTTTACTCATGATTCTTTTTTTAAAGAAATGAACCATGGACTAAAAGATTTGATTGAATACATTGAAACATATGGTAGTGTTCTTGAATCTAATGTAAATTCTATTTTTGCTTATTTATATAAACAACTTCCATATTACAAGAATGAAAAAGGTTACGATAGTTTATGGGAAAAGCAATTATACAGCATTATGAAACAAGTGTTGCAAGACTATCCAGGATTTATCATTCAAATGAAATTATCACTAGCTGATATTGTGAGGGATCAGGAATTTTTAGACGCGAATATAGAATTAAAAAGGTTTGCCCTCAATAAGAATACTCATTTAGATTTTACTATTATTAGTGAACTTACAAATAAACCAATTTTAGTTATTGAGTTAGACGGAAAGCATCATGATGAACACGAACAGACGATACGCGATGAGAAAAAGGACAAAATTTTACATCATCATGGTATTCCTATTTGGCGTATTAAAAGTACGGATGCTTTAGAGAAAGAAGAGATTCGAGCGAAACTGTATGATTCTATTTACGATGCTAAGCTAGAAGAGGAGCTTAGTCATTTTCTTACAAACAACAATTGGAAAGTAAATTAAGTGAAAAGGAAGGTTAAAAAAAGTGAATAATGATGCGAGTGCAAGTTGGCATGGTTTTGAGTATCAAGGCAAAGTTACACTTTATCAGGTACTAAAACGAATCAATTGTTTATTAGAAGAAGGAAAACAGGAGGAAATTTCTCGATATAGCTTTTTAGTTGAAGGTGAAGAAGATTTTGATATTTTAGAAGATGGAGAAATAATTGAATTAAATCAAGTGAAGGCACAATATTCAAAGCAGAATATTTCTGGATATATGGATTCTGTCATGAAATTATACGCTAGAAGTTCAGCACAAAATAATGAAACTATTCAGTTGAAATTTCATAGTGTTGTTGAAATAGCAGATTGGGATAGAAAATTTGAAGAAAGATATCTAAATGAATTAGAAAAGTTAAAAAAGAAACATGAAGAGAACAAACTGACTTCAGGAGATACAGAAATTTATCAGTACTTACAAACTATTCCTTATGATAAGGTGAAAGAAAAAATTTGTTTGGAAATATATGATATTGAAAATCAAAGGAAGCAATACTGTCCTTCAGATGTCATTGAAAAATTGCTTGAGGAGGAGATAGTCAAGAATTTTGAATTGAATAATCAAGCGGAGAAAGCAGATGATGCTGAAAAATATAAAATTACTTTGTTTTTCTTTATAGGCGATCATATAAGAAAAAGAGCTTCTAATGATAATGAAAATAAAGTCATTGAATTTTTTGAAATTCAAGAGTGTATCACTAAGGATGATGTTTTAATACCTAAAGACAAATATTTATACGCACAAATTGTAAACAGATTGTGTAATGATTGTTTAGTAGATTATTGTAAATACAATTGTGATGTCAGAGAACAGTGCCAAAGTATTCATAAGTGCTATTTGAAACCGAGTTTGTTCAATACTTTAAAGGAATTAGATTTAAATGAAGCTGTAGATGTAATTAGGAAAATGTTCCCACATGTAGTGATAAAAGATTATTTTAAAGATAATTATAAAATTGATGAAAGTGGATTGAATTTTATATATGATGAATTTTCAAAGAGTAATTTTTATGATTTATTGAAATTTGATAAAAATAATAAGCAATATTCGATAGCGCATAATAACAAAAAAACTTATTTCCCAACAGGTATAGTGGGGGAAGCTAGTGATGTAGAAAAGTATAAAGATAAATTTAATGAAAACATAGATACTAGTGTCTTTGATGTTACTAAAATATATGAAGTGAATTACTTGATTACTAAGAATTTAGAAACGGGTATAAATAACCAAGAAGCTTTTTTTAGTGAACGATTAGATGTTGAATCTGATTTTATTAGCGAAGAATTAGAAGAGATTAGTGGGAAAGAAAAAAGAAATCAGTATATTATTAATTTAAGAAAAATTGACGATGTTAGGGAGGATTTAATAAGTGGATAATCAATTGAAAAAAATATATACACAATTATTTTCTGAATTAGGATATGTTAAGGATGAAAAAATTCATGACTATTTCTTTAATGAAGAGACCAATTCATTTTATACGTGCTCTATCATTGATGAAAATGAGAGTAATCAAGCTATTGAAAACTGGGCAGTGGAGCAAGAAAGATTGTTTCAATTAG is drawn from Carnobacterium gallinarum DSM 4847 and contains these coding sequences:
- a CDS encoding AAA domain-containing protein, with the protein product MNILQFLYERKQDGKLFVFEYTNNNGYTKNHEVIKVDSISDNGKIVRLLVGNKNFNYSIKKMRKCRILENYSEFEVSELSSVKKENKNKESVPFQELKNKNYIYLQNLTDMMIERNISNHGLEESLGLNYSLNHIRNEILAEGKLVYQKKILKKFLEGSTAERKLSLEPELILPFSSNLSQKEAIKNGLMYDISVIQGPPGTGKTQTILNIICNAIIEGKKVLVVSNNNSAIDNVYEKLSNLENLFEFSVRLGSNTPYIKTFMGEISGKIMKDSKQTVQIDKNIEKIDLAKLRIQIDKYEEELAHLITQENLLNELRTQKRHIEKKLTTYGIEKNNITVNRFFIFPSQLKNEINFLRKQRTKSVNLLSKAYFRLRFSAPKVDIENYTLYQWRLEKLYAIKMITYLETKTAEIPKIQRVLKDKYEQYKLKSVNQVNNFVSTRFKNKQQNIVEILNSLKNEDVKFSKIKKEILDTYPVILTTLDSVASNVGYRKYDVVIVDEASQANLISILPTLNTAEQIIVVGDSNQLSHIVSNDIQEYDRNLSEVYGIDNNYNFSNMNFLDSIMNVCRPPTVLLKEHYRCDFNIINYCNKKFYDGMLSIYSKNTSVDSLKIMHLNKEKNSSKGIRKNGENSYFNKIEEKEIVTYLKNNAENVSVITPYGKQEENLIAALPELEQYIGTIYKFQGRENKKVLLSTVLTKESQHLENNDLLGNKTINVAVSRAEEELILFTHDSFFKEMNHGLKDLIEYIETYGSVLESNVNSIFAYLYKQLPYYKNEKGYDSLWEKQLYSIMKQVLQDYPGFIIQMKLSLADIVRDQEFLDANIELKRFALNKNTHLDFTIISELTNKPILVIELDGKHHDEHEQTIRDEKKDKILHHHGIPIWRIKSTDALEKEEIRAKLYDSIYDAKLEEELSHFLTNNNWKVN
- a CDS encoding SpaA isopeptide-forming pilin-related protein, which produces MYSKKIPTIFSVFLVVMGIFSNLALNVEATAAKDYSNQFITNAELQDENGDPQDHFGLHATMIAHYEFVIPDNVSIHSGDSMTVTLPPELTISGSLGFAVKDPAGNVIGYATVDKNTGTVAIVFTDYYENHPNEKKGSFDIFTQWDKSKVTIDDEVDIDLGTGGSSIIIDDDNLIGPDEKLTKWGWADDNDPTLIHWVVRVNYEGKEIKNAVYTDFIGSNQILVSGTIEATLGTYDGSNNYIWDSNLDPSNIVEGVDGFSFTVDYGDLTKSSVIYYDTRATDGGISSQYENKGKLIGSNINEVTVDVYTPETGGSGGGSGTNQSAILIKKDKQSSQVLEGAIFKLVDASGSTIKENLTTNIKGEIKVDGLAKGFYSFVEVRAPEGYILDATPQTFEIVANQQKAVQIKMTNELYQGSVMLTKMDSKTGTKLQGAVFKLEDSAGNVVQSDLITDEFGQIAVDGLESGNYQFVEMKAPTGYILDQTPLVFTIEASQTSAVQVSMVNELCKGGAVLTKKDSKTGKELQGAVFNLLDSKGIVIQSNLLTDESGKIIVESLEPGDYQFVETKAPEGYVLDQTPVNVTIEKNQESLIQVSMTNKLVDSEKVHQDSENQRNFPKTGEENSIVIVSVGAVLSLCVLLFSLFRMKHRASVKI
- a CDS encoding NADH-dependent flavin oxidoreductase — encoded protein: MTRIQDELRLRSGKTLKNRLVMSPMTTTLSFHNGKVTSDEVNYYAKRSGDVGMIITGTSNVNALGKGYNGELSVESDEMIPSLTKISNGIKKNGTKAILQIFHVGRTVAAEVLNGEQPVSASPIAAVYAGAQTPRALSEAEIEQIIRDFGLATERAIKAGFDGVEIHGANNYLIQQFFSPHSNRRDDKWGGTREKRYLFAESVIASVTKAVANATDKPFIVGYRFSPEEPTEPGITLEDTLYLVNRLADEKLDYLHVSLSDYSKLPHSESHQEKSLLQYLYETIDSRMPLISVGNVKTKTDAEEALKYSDLVAVGKQMIIDPRWAGKVLNDKEELIRHYIVEEERDDLVIPDALWDFMQPMFKGLIK